Proteins from one Leptospira perdikensis genomic window:
- a CDS encoding DUF1420 family protein, with the protein MNYFILFEVIRPAQVKLIGLFTCLFGFVYLPILLKKLYELRKFYLKKIRNFERFDVLIYGILIGYFLLAISPPTDADSLNYHLSVPLIFLNENNIVPDLGFFHERLLGSGEIFGLVYLNLGAEQFSSLLQFVGILLILRGFANLGQLNREVLKLIKVSFLSIPVLIFLVSSSKMQMFPLGIMSYGLVSIYRYQKLKSKNSLILLILLVPVVYSISLKFSFMIYAAVIFLFLVFNLKSKKHFLLVSFFFLLIYLLIILPFAYYRVRYLGVSVFYSAIDPLNGTIPGLGKFKDYLKSYQDTSLGFPFFLFFPNYKSPGTTFIGASLLVLLLVFDILKNKRIHGLFLLFLLDLLLTRFFLQQSSRFYLESYVLLSIYLLSISHSDKNQKLIRFIQVPIFFQGLIVLLISLYFGINLVTGLFSLSNRKNMMRENAFGYGLSEMSYESMPDNSKLLFNHTSLVFSKRRPFSDDWMRFADSCDGFTYFTTYLREKGVKYFLVRDANYSNRFLVDDSMILESKLGISKETRIPLNRNQKYSATISKIGGESWLGCYEK; encoded by the coding sequence GTGAATTATTTCATTCTGTTTGAGGTGATTCGTCCGGCGCAGGTAAAGTTAATTGGTTTATTTACCTGTTTGTTTGGATTTGTATATTTACCCATACTTCTTAAAAAGTTGTATGAACTTAGAAAGTTTTATCTTAAAAAAATTCGTAACTTTGAGCGCTTTGATGTTTTAATTTATGGCATTTTGATTGGTTATTTTTTATTAGCTATTTCACCTCCGACGGATGCGGATTCCCTGAACTATCATTTATCGGTTCCTTTAATTTTCTTAAATGAAAATAATATAGTTCCAGACTTAGGGTTTTTCCATGAGCGTTTGTTAGGTTCTGGAGAGATTTTTGGATTAGTTTATTTAAATCTTGGGGCCGAACAATTTTCAAGTTTACTTCAGTTTGTGGGGATTCTCTTAATTCTAAGAGGATTTGCAAACTTGGGGCAATTAAATAGAGAAGTTTTGAAGTTAATCAAGGTAAGTTTTTTAAGTATTCCTGTTTTGATTTTTCTTGTATCTTCTTCAAAAATGCAAATGTTTCCACTTGGAATCATGTCTTATGGACTCGTATCTATATATCGATATCAAAAGCTAAAAAGCAAAAATAGTTTAATCCTTTTAATATTACTAGTTCCAGTTGTTTATTCGATATCATTAAAGTTTTCCTTTATGATTTATGCTGCAGTTATATTTTTGTTTTTAGTATTTAATTTAAAATCGAAAAAACATTTCCTTTTAGTTTCGTTTTTTTTCCTTTTAATATATCTGCTCATTATTTTACCGTTTGCTTATTATCGGGTGAGATACTTAGGGGTAAGTGTATTCTATAGTGCGATTGATCCTTTAAATGGAACCATCCCTGGTTTAGGGAAATTTAAAGATTATTTGAAATCCTATCAGGATACCTCTCTTGGATTTCCTTTTTTTTTGTTTTTTCCAAATTACAAATCGCCTGGAACAACCTTTATCGGCGCATCTCTTTTAGTTTTGCTTTTAGTTTTTGATATTCTCAAAAATAAAAGAATACATGGATTGTTTCTGCTTTTTTTGTTGGATCTCCTCTTAACTCGATTTTTTTTGCAGCAAAGTTCACGTTTTTATTTAGAGAGTTATGTTTTACTTTCTATATATTTATTAAGTATCTCACATTCGGATAAGAATCAAAAATTAATTAGATTCATTCAAGTTCCGATTTTTTTTCAAGGATTGATTGTGTTACTTATTTCTTTATATTTTGGTATTAATTTAGTAACTGGATTGTTCTCGTTATCAAATCGGAAAAATATGATGAGGGAAAATGCATTTGGTTATGGATTGTCTGAGATGTCGTATGAAAGTATGCCCGATAATTCTAAGCTTTTATTTAATCATACTTCGTTAGTATTTTCGAAGAGAAGACCATTTTCTGACGACTGGATGCGTTTTGCTGATTCTTGTGACGGGTTTACTTACTTTACCACTTATTTGCGAGAAAAAGGAGTAAAGTATTTTTTGGTTAGGGATGCTAATTATAGTAACCGGTTTTTGGTTGATGACTCGATGATTTTAGAATCAAAGTTGGGGATTTCCAAGGAGACCAGAATTCCATTGAATCGCAATCAGAAATATTCTGCCACAATTTCTAAAATTGGTGGAGAAAGTTGGCTTGGTTGTTACGAGAAATAA
- a CDS encoding glycosyltransferase: protein MLSQHNENAVVSVIMNCYNGQEYLREAIDSVINQTYPHWELIFWDNQSTDESSKIVKSYSDNRIKYYYSPIHTKLYPGRNLALEKINGRYIAFLDTDDVWHPDKLNENIAILNKKEYSLVSSNYYLINRQSKILKRAIRFNKKSGHITGELINDYYIGILTVVLDRKLLKSEEKPFSENFNHVGDFDLFLRLSEDNKIYYDSRTLAYYRIHENNLSSKKSLELLREIKVMERTLEKRDFYKKQKHLIQNLILVRKYLLFKQFIVKGRHIPLMELVSLFVRKPIFFVKLIVLVFLHFLHLS, encoded by the coding sequence ATGCTTAGCCAACATAATGAAAACGCTGTAGTAAGCGTTATAATGAACTGCTACAATGGTCAGGAGTATTTAAGAGAGGCAATTGATAGCGTAATAAACCAAACTTATCCTCATTGGGAACTTATATTTTGGGATAATCAGTCTACCGATGAAAGCTCAAAGATAGTAAAATCCTATTCAGATAATAGGATTAAATATTATTATTCGCCTATACATACAAAATTATATCCCGGTCGAAATTTAGCTTTAGAGAAGATTAATGGTAGGTATATTGCATTTTTGGATACCGATGACGTTTGGCATCCAGACAAACTTAATGAGAACATTGCAATTTTAAACAAGAAGGAATACTCTTTAGTAAGTTCGAATTATTATTTGATTAATCGCCAGTCCAAGATATTAAAAAGGGCAATACGGTTTAACAAAAAATCCGGTCATATCACTGGAGAATTAATAAATGATTATTATATAGGAATTCTCACTGTCGTTTTGGATCGAAAATTACTGAAATCAGAGGAAAAGCCATTTTCCGAAAATTTTAACCATGTTGGTGACTTTGATTTATTTTTACGACTATCTGAAGATAATAAAATATATTATGATAGTCGGACTTTGGCATATTATCGCATTCATGAAAATAATCTTTCTTCAAAGAAAAGTTTAGAGTTACTTAGAGAGATCAAGGTAATGGAAAGAACTTTAGAGAAAAGGGATTTTTATAAAAAACAAAAACACCTAATCCAAAATTTGATTTTAGTTAGAAAATATTTGCTCTTTAAGCAGTTTATTGTTAAAGGAAGACATATTCCGTTGATGGAGTTGGTTAGTCTTTTTGTTAGAAAACCTATTTTTTTTGTTAAGTTAATCGTCCTGGTTTTTTTGCATTTTTTACATTTGTCGTAG
- a CDS encoding NAD-dependent epimerase/dehydratase family protein: MDNPKLLVFGGTGFIGSHIVTEGVKRGLHVTCVSHKKKIQTNEHLSSILADLNSTESIKSILSKESFEYIIHAGGYIDHTHYKNGGEKVIQQHLNSLYSIVSNLDRTKLKRFIFLGSSDEYGNAKAPQMESIREKPISPYSFAKTAGSHFLQMLHKSENFPATIARLFLTYGPGQDDNRFLPMIIKGCLKDEEFPTSYGEQLRDFCYIQDTVDGIFSMLDSDEAVGEIFNLASGRKISIRSMIDKIVQLVGKGKPIYGQVPYRVGENMELYADITKAKEILNWEPKVSLDEGLKETIQFYKNA, encoded by the coding sequence TTGGACAATCCTAAACTCTTAGTTTTTGGTGGGACCGGCTTTATCGGATCCCATATTGTAACTGAAGGTGTTAAAAGAGGCCTTCATGTCACATGTGTATCCCATAAGAAAAAAATCCAAACTAACGAACATTTATCGTCTATTCTCGCAGACCTGAATTCAACGGAGTCAATCAAATCGATACTGTCAAAAGAATCATTTGAGTATATCATTCATGCGGGAGGATATATTGACCATACTCATTATAAAAATGGTGGAGAAAAGGTCATTCAACAACACTTAAATTCCTTATATTCGATAGTTTCAAATTTAGATAGAACCAAACTAAAAAGGTTTATCTTTTTAGGAAGTAGTGATGAGTATGGGAACGCAAAAGCTCCGCAGATGGAATCTATAAGGGAAAAACCGATTTCCCCTTATTCGTTTGCCAAAACTGCAGGTTCCCATTTTTTGCAAATGCTCCATAAAAGTGAAAACTTTCCTGCAACCATTGCCAGATTATTTTTAACCTACGGGCCCGGACAAGATGATAATCGATTTCTACCGATGATCATTAAAGGATGTTTAAAGGATGAAGAATTTCCAACATCTTATGGTGAACAACTTCGCGATTTTTGTTACATTCAAGATACAGTGGATGGTATTTTTAGTATGTTGGATTCGGATGAGGCTGTTGGAGAGATTTTCAATTTAGCATCAGGAAGGAAAATCTCCATACGAAGTATGATTGATAAAATTGTACAGTTAGTTGGCAAAGGTAAGCCGATCTATGGACAAGTTCCTTATCGAGTGGGAGAAAATATGGAACTCTATGCAGATATCACCAAGGCAAAGGAAATTCTAAATTGGGAGCCCAAAGTTTCTTTAGATGAAGGATTAAAGGAAACAATTCAGTTTTATAAAAATGCTTAG
- the rfbF gene encoding glucose-1-phosphate cytidylyltransferase: MKVIILAGGFGTRLSEYTDVIPKPMVPIGGKPILWHIMNHFALYGFKDFYLALGYKAEVVKEYFLNYRSLNSDFSVNLETGKITHYNSPAVDWNVTLVDTGQESMTGGRLLRMKDIIGNETFMVTYGDGLSNVNLQNLQDYHKSHKKMVTVTAVHPGARFGELEIHDGSVKSFQEKPQTTQGWINGGFFVMEPAFLNLIENDQTILEKKPLETVAKNNELMAFKHDGFWQCMDTKRDKDHLEKLYQDGKAPWTILNS; encoded by the coding sequence ATGAAAGTAATTATCCTTGCAGGTGGTTTTGGAACACGATTGTCAGAATATACTGACGTGATTCCGAAACCGATGGTTCCTATTGGCGGAAAGCCGATTCTCTGGCATATAATGAACCATTTTGCTTTATATGGTTTTAAAGATTTTTATTTAGCTCTTGGATATAAAGCTGAAGTTGTAAAAGAGTATTTCCTCAACTACCGCTCCTTAAATTCAGATTTTTCTGTAAATTTAGAAACTGGAAAAATCACACATTACAATTCACCAGCCGTTGATTGGAATGTGACTCTTGTTGATACAGGACAAGAGTCAATGACAGGTGGTCGGTTGCTGAGAATGAAAGATATAATTGGCAATGAAACTTTTATGGTTACCTATGGGGATGGTTTATCAAATGTTAACCTGCAGAACCTCCAAGATTATCATAAATCTCATAAGAAGATGGTAACAGTAACTGCAGTCCATCCTGGCGCGCGATTCGGCGAATTGGAGATTCATGACGGTAGCGTGAAAAGTTTTCAGGAAAAACCGCAAACAACTCAGGGTTGGATTAATGGCGGTTTCTTTGTAATGGAACCGGCGTTTTTGAATCTTATTGAAAATGATCAAACTATTCTTGAAAAAAAACCATTAGAGACTGTTGCAAAAAATAATGAACTAATGGCATTCAAACATGATGGCTTTTGGCAATGTATGGATACGAAAAGAGACAAAGATCATTTAGAAAAATTATACCAAGATGGAAAGGCTCCTTGGACAATCCTAAACTCTTAG